The Elusimicrobiaceae bacterium genome segment GCTTTTTTCAGCTCGGCCGCGGCGGCGGGCTACACTGAATCGCAGGTAATGCTGGGCAATATGTACCTTGAAGGCACGGGCGTAACAAAAGACTGCGGCAAAGCGGAACGCTGGTACCGCAAAGCCGCCTCGGCTGACAACCCCGCCGCGCTCGCCGGACTGGGCTATATTTACTCGTCCGGCTGCGCCGGCGAAAAAGACGGGCGGGCCGCCGCAAGATACTATACCCGCGCCGCAGAACTCGGCAACCCGTTCGCAATGCTGAGCCTCGCCTCCATGCACGAAACCGGAACCGGCGTCGCGAAAGACAATAAAAAAGCGCTTGAATTATATGCCGCCGCCGCTGACACCGGCGACGCGTCCGGCGCGCAGGGCGCGGCGCTCCTGCTCGCCGCAGACCGGGCCGGAAAACCCGACTATCCCCGCGCCTACGACTATTTTATCAGGGCGGCGCAGGGCAGGATAACGCAGTCCTATTTCTATCTGGCGGTACTGTGCGAACGCGGCTACGGAACCAGACGCGACCTGACGCAGGCCTACAAATGGTATTACGCCTGCGCCAGATCCGGCGGAGCCAGAACCCGGGTCTGTGCCGACAAGACCTTTGAGCTGGAACAGAAACTTTCAAAAGGCAAAATCGCCGATGCGCGCGGCGAAGCCGCGCCTTACCTGAAATAGCCGAGCCGCCGGCCATGTTTCCCGCCATCAAATTACGCTGCTTCCCGGTTGAAAAACAAGGCAAAATGCATGATGGTTTTTTCCGGATTGGGCCGCCAGGCGTTCTATAAGCCCTGGCTTTCAGCGGAAGCGGTTATGCCACTCCGCGAGGGAAGCCGCGAAACAGTCAAATTCAGCACAGGAAACAGCTCATAAAATCATTTGAGTCTGTGCCGGTGGCCCAAAACCAACGCCCGGCCCGCAACCAACCGTCAGCAACTGCTTGCAGATATAGGGCAAAACCGGAAGGGCGCGCCACTATCTAGCGGCTCAAGGAAGGAGTTGCTTCGTCAACCGCGTTTGCCCGGCCCGCGACCGGACGCCTATCTTGTTCACTGCGGCGGCTGATTATTACGGCTTGCTGGGCAAGCCCGGGGGGGCTTGTGATCGGAATTTAATAAAAATGCCCCGGAAAAACCGGGGCATTGCAAGCAAACCGCAGGCATCGCCGCCTTCACGGCAGTCTGTTACAAAAAACCTTCAAGGCGTTCCTGCTCGGCTATAAAAAACAGCTCCTTTTCGTCCGCCTGCGCGGTAAGGGATCTGATTTGCGAACCGGTGGCATCAATGCCGGTGTAATCGGCGGTGGCGAGCGAGATGGTAAGCTCGGCCGCTTTCCCGCGCAGATCATCTATCTCTTTTTTAAGCGCGCGCAGCCGGGCGCGTTCGCGCCGCTGCTCGGCCTTGTTAAGACTGGGCCGCGTGTCCACGGCCTTTGGGGCAGCGGCCGGCTCGGCGTGGCGGGGCCGGGCCTGTTTGTGATGAGTGCGGCTTTCCGCGGCTTCCCGGCGGATACGTTCCTGCTGGCTCTGAAAGTAATCGTAATTCCCGGGGTACCGGGTAACTTTTCCGTCCGCGACATGCACCACCTGAGTCGCCACTTCGTTCATGAAATAGATGTCGTGACTGATGCAGCAGATCGCGCCCTCAAACCGCTTGAGCGCGTGAACCAGCGATTCCACGCTGGTAAGGTCAAGATGCGTGGTCGGTTCGTCCAGCAGCAGCACGTCGGGCGGGTTGATAAGCATTTTGGCGAGCGACAGGCGGCTCTTTTCTCCGCCGCTTAACACCTTTGTTTTTTTATTGATATCGTTGTCGCCGAACAGAAACGCGCCCAGTATCGCCCGCATTTCCATGTTCGAAAGCATGCGGGTGTTTTTTTCGGACGCCTCTTCATAAACGGTCTTTTCGGGATCCAGAGTTTCCGACCGGTGCTGTGAAAAATAGCCCAGCCTGACGTCCGGCCCCACAATCCTGTCGCCGGAATCGGCCGGCACTATGCCCGCCAGCATTTTAAGCAGGGTGCTTTTGCCCGCGCCGTTATGGCCGGCGAACGCCATCTTCTCGCCGCGCTCTACGGTAAAATCGAGATTTCCGTAAACCGTTATATCGCCGTACGACTTGCTCGCGCCCTTCAGCTCCAGCACCCGCAGCGGCCCGCGTTTGGGCTGGGGAAACCGTATTTTCACTTTCGCGCCCTGCGGCGGCAGTTCGATCCGCTCTATTTTTTCCAGCCGCTTCATCGCGCTCTGCGCGCGCGTGGCGGTGGTAAGCCGGGCGCGATTGCGGGCGATA includes the following:
- a CDS encoding ABC-F family ATP-binding cassette domain-containing protein; this translates as MISLNQLAKSFGKQMLFEDATLQINEGDRLTLVGPNGAGKSTLFKLILGWERPDSGDIVIRKGYRTGYLPQEAPPSMGGTVLAQALSQVEYPDGKTEAEAKQILTGLGFKQSDFERALSTLSGGWVMRAALAGLLVSRPDLMLLDEPTNHLDLDSLLWLQDYLKYCRSSVFMISHDRHFINSVCDKIVSMENGSLKVYNGNYDYFLVEREAARERLEKEYRQQQLDIKDLEEFIARNRARLTTATRAQSAMKRLEKIERIELPPQGAKVKIRFPQPKRGPLRVLELKGASKSYGDITVYGNLDFTVERGEKMAFAGHNGAGKSTLLKMLAGIVPADSGDRIVGPDVRLGYFSQHRSETLDPEKTVYEEASEKNTRMLSNMEMRAILGAFLFGDNDINKKTKVLSGGEKSRLSLAKMLINPPDVLLLDEPTTHLDLTSVESLVHALKRFEGAICCISHDIYFMNEVATQVVHVADGKVTRYPGNYDYFQSQQERIRREAAESRTHHKQARPRHAEPAAAPKAVDTRPSLNKAEQRRERARLRALKKEIDDLRGKAAELTISLATADYTGIDATGSQIRSLTAQADEKELFFIAEQERLEGFL